In the genome of Solibacillus silvestris, one region contains:
- a CDS encoding ABC transporter permease has translation MPKTLADIKKSLDSHLGKRLQLKANGGRKKTIECEGVLSDTYHAVFVIELKQEDNACKRVSYSYTDILTEAVEITFLDDAVATIK, from the coding sequence ATGCCAAAAACGTTAGCAGACATTAAAAAATCATTGGATAGTCATTTGGGTAAACGTTTGCAATTAAAAGCAAATGGTGGTCGCAAGAAAACAATTGAATGCGAAGGCGTCTTAAGTGACACTTACCATGCAGTGTTCGTCATTGAACTAAAGCAGGAAGATAATGCGTGTAAACGCGTATCTTACAGTTACACAGATATACTTACTGAAGCAGTAGAGATTACTTTTTTAGATGATGCTGTAGCTACCATCAAATAG
- a CDS encoding DNA polymerase III subunit delta' — MTRTIEELTKLQPVVMKQLQTIVDKDRLAHAYIFEGEKGTGKRDVVSFFMKLLLCGNLSENVPCETCRNCRRVDSGNHPNIWQVEPDGQFIKIDQIRDLVAEMKMTGVEKGKKIYVLHHADKLNIASANMLLKFLEEPDGQVVAILLTEQIQSIIPTIRSRCQHIKFAKAPRITMMEQLVEQGITNSMASTTSMVTNDLETAIALANDEQFVLARKTVLKLVEIVHQNVHEALLYIHEEWLPLFKEKEDMELALDLLLFAYRDIVAIKANQQAKCTYPDMYQRFNELALVLTYEKLSRQMQSILQARTNLNRNMNRTLLMEQLMLNLQEGYTFV, encoded by the coding sequence TTGACACGAACTATTGAAGAGCTTACGAAGCTGCAACCTGTAGTGATGAAGCAACTACAAACAATTGTAGATAAAGATCGTTTAGCACATGCCTATATATTCGAAGGTGAAAAAGGTACGGGTAAACGAGATGTCGTCTCTTTTTTTATGAAACTTCTTCTTTGCGGAAATTTGTCAGAAAATGTTCCATGTGAAACATGTCGAAATTGCAGACGAGTTGATTCGGGAAATCACCCGAATATTTGGCAAGTAGAGCCTGATGGACAATTTATTAAAATTGATCAAATAAGAGATTTAGTTGCGGAAATGAAGATGACAGGTGTAGAGAAGGGCAAGAAAATTTATGTGCTTCATCATGCAGATAAATTAAATATTGCTTCTGCTAATATGCTCTTAAAGTTTTTAGAAGAACCTGACGGACAAGTCGTGGCGATTTTATTAACCGAGCAAATTCAATCTATTATTCCGACGATCCGTTCTCGTTGTCAGCATATTAAATTTGCAAAAGCACCCCGTATTACTATGATGGAGCAACTGGTAGAACAGGGAATTACAAATTCAATGGCATCGACAACAAGCATGGTGACAAATGATCTCGAAACAGCTATTGCACTTGCAAATGATGAGCAATTTGTACTTGCACGAAAAACAGTGTTAAAATTAGTAGAGATTGTTCATCAAAATGTTCATGAAGCACTATTATATATTCATGAAGAATGGCTCCCGCTCTTCAAAGAAAAAGAAGATATGGAGCTAGCACTGGATTTGTTGCTATTTGCATACCGTGATATAGTAGCGATTAAAGCAAACCAGCAAGCAAAGTGCACGTATCCCGATATGTATCAACGGTTTAATGAACTGGCACTCGTATTGACATATGAAAAACTGTCACGCCAAATGCAATCTATTTTGCAGGCCCGCACGAATTTAAATCGTAATATGAATCGTACGTTATTGATGGAACAGCTTATGCTGAATCTTCAGGAGGGGTATACATTTGTATAA
- the ipk gene encoding 4-(cytidine 5'-diphospho)-2-C-methyl-D-erythritol kinase (An essential enzyme in the nonmevalonate pathway of isopentenyl diphosphate and dimethylallyl diphosphate biosynthesis), which yields MLYVKAPAKINLTLDVLYKRPDQYHEVEMIMTTVDLADRIGLESRADGQIKIVSTDNFVPDDQRNFAYQAAELLKNTYGIKEGVTISIEKQIPIAAGLAGGSSDAAATLRGLNELWNLNLTLDELAEHGAKIGSDVSFCVYGGTALATGRGEKIKELSAPPTCWVVLAKPKIGVSTADVYGGLNIEGLQHPNTSEMIKAIETEDYELMCNSLGNVLETVTFNLHPEVITIKEQMQRFGADAVLMSGSGPTVFGLVENEARVSRIYNGLRGFCEEVYVVRMLGERNPLA from the coding sequence ATGTTATACGTAAAAGCACCCGCAAAAATTAACTTAACACTCGATGTGCTTTATAAACGTCCAGATCAATATCATGAAGTGGAAATGATTATGACAACGGTCGACTTGGCCGATCGAATTGGACTAGAATCACGAGCAGATGGCCAAATTAAAATTGTTTCGACAGATAATTTTGTTCCGGATGATCAGCGGAATTTTGCTTACCAGGCAGCAGAACTTTTAAAAAATACATACGGTATTAAAGAAGGCGTAACTATTTCAATTGAGAAGCAAATTCCTATAGCGGCGGGTCTAGCGGGTGGAAGCAGTGATGCAGCGGCTACATTGCGCGGTTTAAATGAGCTTTGGAATCTAAATTTAACGTTGGACGAGTTGGCGGAACATGGAGCGAAAATTGGTTCTGATGTATCTTTCTGCGTTTATGGCGGTACAGCATTGGCTACTGGGCGCGGAGAAAAGATTAAAGAACTATCCGCACCTCCAACTTGTTGGGTTGTTTTGGCCAAGCCGAAAATTGGCGTATCGACAGCTGATGTATATGGTGGGCTGAATATTGAAGGGCTACAACATCCAAACACGAGTGAAATGATAAAGGCGATTGAAACAGAAGATTATGAGCTAATGTGCAATTCTCTTGGAAATGTTTTGGAAACTGTAACATTTAATCTTCATCCGGAAGTTATTACCATTAAAGAGCAAATGCAACGTTTTGGTGCTGACGCAGTACTTATGAGCGGCAGTGGTCCGACAGTATTTGGGCTGGTGGAAAATGAAGCACGTGTCAGCAGAATCTACAATGGATTACGTGGTTTTTGTGAGGAAGTTTATGTAGTACGTATGTTAGGGGAACGAAATCCACTTGCATAA
- a CDS encoding ribonuclease M5 — protein MDIQEIIVVEGKDDTTAIKRATGADTIETNGSAISDEVLRRIAHAQKKRGVIVFTDPDYPGRRIRAIIEERIPGVKHAFLAKAKTIAKNGKGLGIEHANDEDIREALSNVYTLADSQIEEKITLEDLMTAKLIGHPQSKKRRDQLGEILNIGMTNGKQLHKRLMMFQITIEQFAEAISQLDQEDTHA, from the coding sequence TTGGATATACAAGAGATTATTGTTGTTGAAGGAAAAGACGATACAACAGCGATTAAGCGTGCAACAGGAGCAGATACTATTGAAACAAACGGCTCTGCCATTTCAGACGAAGTACTGCGCCGTATCGCACATGCCCAGAAAAAAAGAGGCGTCATTGTATTCACTGACCCTGATTACCCAGGCCGCCGTATTCGTGCGATTATAGAAGAACGGATACCAGGTGTGAAGCATGCGTTTTTAGCAAAGGCGAAAACAATCGCCAAAAACGGTAAAGGTTTAGGGATTGAACACGCAAACGATGAGGATATCCGTGAAGCATTAAGCAATGTTTATACATTGGCGGATTCACAAATTGAAGAAAAAATTACACTGGAAGATTTAATGACAGCCAAACTGATAGGACACCCGCAATCCAAAAAACGTCGTGACCAGTTAGGTGAAATTTTAAATATTGGCATGACAAATGGTAAACAGCTTCATAAACGGTTGATGATGTTTCAAATTACAATCGAGCAGTTTGCAGAGGCAATTTCGCAATTAGATCAGGAGGATACGCATGCATAA
- a CDS encoding endonuclease, with protein sequence MEKETKHYFYVVECSDATLYAGYTNNLEKRIATHNAGKGAKYTRARGPVTCIYFETFETKQQAMSAEYAFKQLKRPQKIKYIRSATDELTKK encoded by the coding sequence ATGGAGAAGGAAACTAAACATTACTTTTATGTGGTAGAGTGTAGTGATGCAACACTGTATGCAGGCTATACGAATAATTTAGAAAAGAGAATTGCGACACATAATGCAGGTAAAGGGGCAAAGTATACACGGGCACGCGGTCCGGTAACGTGTATTTATTTTGAAACATTTGAAACAAAACAGCAGGCAATGTCTGCTGAATATGCATTTAAACAATTAAAGCGTCCCCAAAAAATAAAGTATATAAGGAGTGCTACAGATGAACTCACAAAAAAGTAG
- a CDS encoding transition state regulator Abh, with protein MKSTGIVRKVDELGRVVIPIELRRTLGIAEKDALEIYVDDDKIILKKYMPNMTCAVTGEVSDENMRLVGGKLILSSEGAEALMKEIQENLKK; from the coding sequence ATGAAATCAACAGGTATCGTACGTAAAGTAGACGAATTAGGACGTGTAGTAATTCCAATCGAATTACGCCGTACATTAGGTATTGCTGAGAAAGATGCTTTAGAAATTTATGTGGATGACGACAAAATCATCTTAAAAAAATACATGCCTAACATGACATGTGCAGTAACTGGTGAAGTTTCTGATGAAAACATGCGTTTAGTAGGCGGTAAATTAATCTTGTCTTCTGAAGGTGCAGAAGCATTAATGAAAGAAATTCAAGAAAACTTAAAAAAATAA
- a CDS encoding stage 0 sporulation protein → MYNVVGVRFKKAGKIYYFDPAAYILEVGEYVIVETARGIEYGKVVVPMRQVGENDVVLPLKQVVRPADERDRFQVEENTIESKRAFELANTKIVEHSLDMKLVDVEYTFDRNKIIFYFTAEGRVDFRELVKDLASVFRTRIELRQIGVRDEAKLLGGIGPCGRMLCCSTFLGDFEPVSIKMAKDQNLSLNPTKISGLCGRLMCCLKYENDDYEIAKEGMPDIGDLSMTPEGEGKVVGLNVLERLIQVYLTKQERMVEYTLEELMQYEKNLI, encoded by the coding sequence TTGTATAATGTAGTCGGAGTTCGCTTTAAAAAAGCGGGTAAAATATATTATTTTGATCCAGCCGCTTATATTTTGGAAGTTGGCGAATATGTAATCGTAGAAACAGCCCGGGGAATTGAATATGGCAAAGTAGTTGTGCCGATGCGGCAAGTCGGGGAGAATGACGTTGTTTTACCATTAAAACAAGTAGTTCGACCAGCCGATGAACGTGATCGTTTCCAGGTAGAAGAAAATACTATTGAGTCAAAACGTGCCTTTGAATTAGCGAATACGAAAATTGTTGAGCATTCGTTGGATATGAAGCTCGTTGACGTTGAATATACATTTGATCGCAATAAAATTATTTTTTATTTTACAGCAGAAGGGCGTGTAGATTTCCGGGAATTAGTAAAAGATTTAGCTAGCGTTTTCCGTACACGAATAGAGCTACGTCAAATTGGTGTTCGTGATGAAGCGAAACTGCTTGGAGGAATTGGTCCATGTGGAAGAATGCTTTGCTGTTCGACATTTTTAGGTGATTTTGAGCCTGTGTCGATTAAAATGGCAAAGGATCAGAATTTATCGCTGAATCCGACAAAAATATCCGGGTTATGCGGGCGTTTAATGTGTTGTCTAAAATACGAAAATGATGATTATGAGATTGCAAAAGAAGGTATGCCAGACATCGGTGATTTATCAATGACACCAGAAGGCGAAGGCAAAGTCGTCGGATTAAATGTATTAGAGCGACTCATTCAAGTATATTTGACGAAGCAGGAGCGTATGGTTGAATATACGCTTGAAGAGCTTATGCAATATGAGAAAAATCTGATATAG
- a CDS encoding methionine--tRNA ligase yields the protein MSEQQTFYITTPIYYPSGKFHIGTAYTTVASDAIARYKRLKGFDVRFLTGMDEHGQKIQEKAQEANMHPQDYVNEIAEGAKKLWNTMDISYNDFIQTTETRHTDSVEKIFQKFLDNGDIYKGEYEGLYCVPCESYYTETQLVDGKCPDCGRDVQKVKEESYFFNMKKYADRLLAYYENNPEFIEPESRKNEMINNFIKPGLEDLSVSRTSFDWGIKVPGNPKHVIYVWVDALSNYITSLGYGSDNEELFNKYWPADVHVVGKDIVRFHTIYWPIFLMALDLPLPKKIFAHGFIMMKDGKMSKSKGNVVYPEMLIERYGLDATRYFLLRELPFGQDGVFSPESFVERTNFDLANDLGNLLNRTVSMMNKYFDGVIPTENLEATQFDEALKEHAESVRIRYEESMDKMQFSVVLSELWSLVSRTNKYIDETSPWVLAKDEADHNKLAAVMNNLAESLRHIAVMIQPFMTNAPKQIIEQLGLDEKSLQWDTIETFGNVIPKNIKVAEKGTPIFPRLDAEVEVAYIREQMQSSVKTSQEEETTTVEAPETEEITIDDFMNVDLRVATVMACEPVAKAKKLLKLQVDLGYEQRQVVSGIAEHYKPEELIGKKVIVVANLKPVTLRGELSQGMILAGSHDGVLTLATVDPKLANGAQVK from the coding sequence GTGAGTGAACAACAAACATTCTATATAACAACCCCTATTTATTACCCGAGTGGAAAATTCCATATCGGTACTGCATATACGACGGTTGCATCTGATGCAATAGCGCGGTATAAGCGTTTAAAAGGCTTTGATGTCCGCTTTTTAACAGGCATGGATGAACACGGACAAAAAATTCAGGAAAAAGCACAAGAAGCCAATATGCATCCACAAGATTATGTAAATGAAATTGCAGAAGGTGCTAAAAAATTATGGAATACTATGGATATTTCCTATAATGACTTTATTCAAACCACTGAAACGCGTCATACAGATTCTGTAGAGAAAATTTTCCAGAAATTTTTAGACAATGGTGACATTTACAAAGGCGAATATGAAGGACTATATTGTGTACCTTGTGAGTCTTATTATACTGAGACACAATTAGTCGATGGAAAGTGCCCGGATTGTGGACGTGATGTGCAAAAGGTTAAAGAAGAGTCATACTTCTTTAATATGAAGAAATACGCAGATCGCCTGCTTGCTTATTATGAAAATAATCCAGAGTTTATCGAGCCGGAATCTCGCAAAAATGAAATGATCAATAACTTCATTAAACCGGGGCTGGAAGATTTGTCTGTATCCCGTACATCATTTGACTGGGGAATTAAAGTACCTGGAAATCCGAAGCATGTAATTTACGTATGGGTAGATGCATTATCGAACTATATTACTTCTTTAGGATATGGTTCTGACAATGAAGAGCTGTTCAATAAATATTGGCCGGCAGATGTCCATGTAGTAGGGAAGGATATTGTTCGTTTCCATACAATTTATTGGCCGATTTTCTTAATGGCATTGGATTTACCATTACCAAAGAAAATTTTTGCACACGGTTTCATCATGATGAAAGATGGAAAAATGTCGAAATCTAAAGGAAATGTTGTGTATCCGGAAATGTTAATTGAGCGTTACGGTTTAGATGCGACACGTTATTTCTTGTTACGTGAGCTGCCGTTTGGTCAAGATGGCGTATTTTCACCTGAATCATTCGTTGAGCGTACAAACTTCGATTTAGCGAACGATTTAGGAAACCTTTTAAACAGAACAGTTTCCATGATGAACAAGTATTTTGATGGGGTAATTCCTACTGAAAATTTGGAAGCTACACAATTTGATGAAGCATTAAAAGAACATGCTGAAAGTGTACGTATTAGATATGAAGAAAGTATGGATAAAATGCAGTTTAGTGTCGTACTTTCTGAATTATGGTCTTTAGTTTCACGCACTAATAAGTATATTGATGAAACATCTCCATGGGTATTGGCAAAAGACGAAGCCGATCATAACAAACTTGCTGCTGTTATGAATAATTTGGCAGAGAGCTTACGCCATATCGCAGTGATGATTCAGCCATTCATGACTAATGCGCCAAAACAAATTATTGAACAATTAGGTCTTGATGAGAAATCATTACAATGGGACACGATTGAAACATTCGGGAATGTTATTCCGAAAAACATAAAAGTTGCAGAAAAAGGTACTCCAATCTTCCCGCGTCTTGATGCGGAAGTGGAAGTAGCTTACATTCGTGAACAAATGCAAAGTTCTGTAAAAACATCGCAGGAAGAGGAAACTACAACTGTTGAAGCACCTGAAACAGAAGAAATTACAATTGATGATTTCATGAATGTAGATTTACGTGTTGCAACAGTAATGGCATGTGAACCAGTAGCAAAAGCAAAGAAATTATTAAAGCTGCAGGTTGATTTAGGTTATGAACAACGTCAAGTAGTATCAGGTATTGCCGAGCATTATAAACCGGAAGAGCTTATCGGTAAAAAAGTAATAGTCGTTGCCAATTTAAAACCTGTTACATTACGCGGCGAATTATCTCAAGGGATGATTTTAGCAGGTTCACATGATGGAGTTTTAACGTTGGCCACTGTTGATCCAAAATTAGCAAACGGTGCACAAGTGAAGTAA
- a CDS encoding thymidylate kinase — translation MQRNLFITFEGGEGAGKTSVLKAIGERLKEERIEALLTREPGGIEIAEKIRTIILDPAHTEMHERTEALLYAAARAQHFYEKIVPALEEGKHVLCDRFIDSSLAYQGYAREIGVDDVLSINEFAIGKRLPDVTIFFNIAPERGLARIHATRSDEINRLDAEGLAFHQKVYEGYEEAIRRYPERFKMVNADQALDQVVEEVWGILNPLLG, via the coding sequence AAGGCGGGGAAGGTGCCGGTAAAACAAGTGTACTAAAGGCAATTGGGGAGCGTTTAAAAGAAGAGCGTATTGAGGCTTTACTAACACGTGAACCAGGCGGGATTGAAATCGCCGAGAAAATTCGGACGATTATTTTAGACCCGGCACATACAGAAATGCATGAGCGGACAGAGGCATTATTATATGCTGCAGCACGTGCACAGCATTTCTATGAAAAAATTGTGCCTGCATTGGAAGAAGGAAAGCATGTATTATGCGATCGGTTTATTGACTCCTCATTGGCATATCAGGGCTATGCACGGGAAATCGGAGTCGATGATGTACTTTCTATTAATGAGTTTGCGATAGGAAAGCGTCTGCCGGATGTAACTATTTTCTTTAATATTGCACCGGAAAGAGGGTTAGCGCGTATTCATGCGACACGTAGTGATGAAATTAACCGATTAGACGCTGAAGGTTTGGCATTCCATCAAAAAGTATATGAAGGGTACGAGGAAGCAATAAGACGTTACCCGGAGCGCTTTAAAATGGTGAATGCAGACCAGGCTCTTGACCAGGTGGTTGAAGAAGTGTGGGGGATTTTAAATCCGTTATTAGGGTAA
- a CDS encoding hydrolase TatD, with product MSTFIDTHVHLNADQYDEDLQEVIDRAIAANVEKMVVIGFDKKTIERAMQLIEDYDFIYAVIGWHPVDAVDCTDDYLNWIEQLAKHPKVVGIGETGLDYYWDKSPKDVQQYWFRKQIHLAKKLELPIIIHNRDATGDVVRILKEENAAAVGGIMHCFGGSVETAHECINMNFMISLGGPVTFKNARQPKEVAAEIPLEHLLIETDAPYLAPHPFRGKRNEPAFVTLVAEEIARLKELPVEEVAYKTTENAKRFFKI from the coding sequence ATGAGCACATTTATAGATACACATGTCCATTTAAACGCAGATCAATATGATGAAGATTTACAGGAAGTAATTGACCGTGCTATTGCTGCCAATGTAGAAAAGATGGTTGTAATCGGCTTTGATAAAAAAACGATAGAGCGTGCGATGCAACTAATAGAGGATTACGATTTTATTTATGCAGTAATTGGTTGGCACCCGGTAGATGCGGTTGATTGCACAGATGACTATTTAAACTGGATTGAACAATTAGCAAAGCACCCGAAAGTTGTCGGAATAGGTGAGACAGGACTGGATTATTACTGGGATAAGTCTCCGAAAGATGTTCAACAGTATTGGTTCCGTAAGCAGATTCATTTAGCAAAAAAACTCGAATTACCAATTATAATTCATAATCGTGATGCGACAGGGGATGTCGTACGGATTTTAAAAGAAGAAAATGCAGCTGCTGTTGGCGGAATTATGCATTGTTTCGGCGGTAGTGTTGAAACAGCTCATGAATGCATAAACATGAACTTCATGATAAGTCTTGGAGGACCGGTGACATTTAAAAATGCACGTCAGCCAAAAGAAGTCGCGGCAGAAATTCCGCTTGAGCATTTGCTGATTGAAACAGATGCGCCGTATTTAGCACCGCATCCATTTCGAGGGAAACGGAATGAACCGGCATTCGTTACTTTGGTTGCAGAGGAGATTGCTCGCCTAAAGGAATTACCTGTGGAAGAAGTTGCCTATAAAACGACGGAAAATGCAAAACGCTTTTTTAAAATTTGA
- a CDS encoding 16S rRNA (adenine(1518)-N(6)/adenine(1519)-N(6))-dimethyltransferase yields MHKDIATPVRTKEILEKYGFSFKKSLGQNFLIDPNILRNIVSHANLTENSGAIEVGPGIGALTEHLAREAKKVVSFEIDQRLLPVLEDTLSPYDNVKIVHSDILKADVAQVIEEEMPGIEDIMVVANLPYYVTTPILMKLLNDRLPIRGFVVMMQKEVADRITAKPGTKAYGSLSIAIQYYVTAEIAMVVPKTVFMPQPNVDSAVIRLIKHENPPVKVIDEDFLFEVSRASFAQRRKTILNNLQNGLINGKQNKELILKALEEAGIEPSRRGETLSIQEFGKLADCLYPHFCVRQ; encoded by the coding sequence ATGCATAAAGACATTGCTACACCGGTACGTACAAAAGAAATTTTAGAAAAATACGGATTTTCATTTAAAAAGAGCTTAGGGCAAAACTTTTTAATCGACCCGAATATTTTACGTAATATCGTCAGCCACGCCAATTTGACGGAAAACAGCGGAGCAATTGAAGTTGGACCTGGGATTGGTGCATTGACAGAGCATTTAGCCCGCGAGGCAAAAAAAGTCGTATCGTTTGAAATTGATCAAAGGCTTTTACCTGTACTCGAGGATACATTAAGCCCTTATGACAATGTAAAGATAGTCCATTCGGATATTTTAAAAGCGGATGTTGCGCAAGTAATTGAAGAAGAAATGCCAGGTATTGAAGATATTATGGTTGTAGCTAACTTACCTTATTACGTAACAACGCCGATCTTAATGAAGCTTTTAAATGATCGTTTACCGATTCGCGGTTTTGTCGTTATGATGCAGAAGGAAGTAGCGGATCGTATTACGGCAAAACCGGGTACGAAGGCATATGGCTCATTATCAATTGCTATTCAGTATTACGTAACAGCGGAAATCGCGATGGTTGTACCGAAAACGGTATTTATGCCACAGCCAAATGTAGATTCAGCAGTAATCCGTTTGATCAAACATGAAAACCCGCCGGTGAAAGTAATTGACGAGGACTTTTTATTTGAAGTATCCCGTGCTTCTTTTGCGCAACGACGTAAAACAATTTTAAACAATTTACAAAACGGACTTATAAACGGAAAGCAAAACAAAGAGCTGATCCTTAAAGCATTAGAAGAAGCCGGAATTGAGCCCTCACGCCGCGGCGAAACATTGTCAATTCAAGAATTTGGGAAATTAGCGGACTGCTTATATCCACACTTTTGTGTACGACAATAA
- a CDS encoding rRNA (cytidine-2'-O-)-methyltransferase, with amino-acid sequence MNSQKSSQHEQGSCLYLVATPIGNLEDMTMRALRILKEVDIIAAEDTRNTKKLCNYFDIQTPLISYHEHNIEVGGEKLLGYLQEGKSIALVSDAGLPCISDPGADIVVKAIAEGFAVVPIPGANAALTALIASGLSPQPFYFFGFLKRNKKERREQLEKLSKREETLIFYEAPHRLKETLKDLQLVLGDRKITLARELTKKFEEFLRGTIEEAIIWASENEIRGEFCIVLEGNTSGEVEEEEEAYWTTMSLDEHVTYIIEETQLSSKEAIKEVAKLRNLPKRDVYQAYHQ; translated from the coding sequence ATGAACTCACAAAAAAGTAGCCAGCATGAACAAGGGAGCTGTCTTTACTTAGTAGCGACACCAATTGGCAATTTAGAAGACATGACGATGCGTGCACTGCGTATTTTAAAAGAGGTCGATATTATTGCTGCAGAAGATACACGCAATACGAAAAAGCTATGTAATTATTTCGATATTCAAACACCGCTCATTAGTTATCATGAACATAATATTGAAGTAGGCGGCGAGAAACTGCTTGGCTATTTACAAGAGGGAAAATCCATCGCATTAGTAAGTGATGCAGGTTTGCCTTGTATATCGGATCCAGGTGCAGATATTGTCGTAAAAGCAATTGCTGAAGGATTTGCTGTCGTACCGATTCCTGGAGCAAATGCAGCGTTAACTGCTTTAATTGCATCCGGTCTTTCTCCGCAGCCATTTTATTTCTTCGGCTTTTTAAAACGAAACAAAAAAGAACGCAGAGAACAGCTGGAAAAATTGTCAAAGAGAGAAGAGACGCTGATTTTTTATGAAGCACCACATCGTTTAAAGGAAACATTAAAAGACTTACAGCTCGTATTAGGTGACCGTAAAATTACATTGGCGCGCGAATTAACAAAGAAGTTTGAAGAGTTTTTGCGAGGCACAATAGAAGAAGCGATCATTTGGGCAAGTGAAAATGAAATTCGCGGTGAATTTTGCATCGTACTGGAAGGCAATACTTCCGGTGAAGTCGAAGAAGAAGAAGAGGCTTATTGGACGACAATGTCATTGGATGAGCATGTTACTTATATAATAGAAGAAACTCAATTATCTTCAAAAGAAGCTATAAAAGAAGTAGCCAAATTACGAAACTTACCAAAACGTGACGTTTACCAGGCATATCACCAATAA
- a CDS encoding DNA replication initiation control protein YabA (in Bacillus subtilis this protein is involved in the negative regulation of DNA replication initiation; interacts with DnaN and DnaA) — MKDRNFLDTVMEFEQQLESMQQQFSALKQFVAHMMEEHQTLQTENLHLRTRLEELLANEATAIKRVEELKKEPVDIGEGYDNLARLYNEGFHVCHVHFGSSRKGEDCLFCLSFLNKQNG, encoded by the coding sequence GTGAAGGACCGTAATTTTTTGGATACTGTTATGGAGTTCGAACAACAGCTTGAATCAATGCAACAGCAATTTAGCGCACTTAAGCAATTTGTTGCGCATATGATGGAGGAGCACCAGACGCTTCAAACAGAAAACCTTCACCTACGTACGCGCTTAGAAGAACTATTAGCGAATGAAGCAACTGCAATTAAACGAGTAGAAGAGCTGAAAAAAGAACCAGTAGATATTGGTGAAGGGTACGATAATTTAGCAAGGCTTTATAATGAAGGCTTCCATGTATGCCATGTGCATTTTGGAAGCTCACGTAAAGGTGAAGATTGTTTGTTCTGTCTATCATTTTTAAATAAACAAAATGGTTAA
- a CDS encoding protein sspF — translation MARQKIMSSRLKEEIAKELGFYDVVQREGWGGIKARDAGNMVRRAVEMAQENLAKQSQNNQK, via the coding sequence ATGGCAAGACAAAAAATCATGTCGAGTCGTCTAAAGGAAGAGATTGCAAAAGAACTTGGATTTTACGACGTTGTTCAACGTGAGGGTTGGGGCGGTATTAAAGCCCGTGATGCAGGAAACATGGTAAGACGTGCGGTTGAAATGGCTCAGGAAAACTTAGCTAAACAATCGCAGAACAACCAAAAATAA